The following coding sequences lie in one Candidatus Eisenbacteria bacterium genomic window:
- a CDS encoding TIGR00282 family metallophosphoesterase: MNILFVGDIFGKPGRRAMAGLLPGLRRELSIDFCIANGENAAGGTGITTDVVDELLACGVDVLTGGNHTWDKREGIAILDRELRCLRPANYPEGVPGRGVGLYDCGAEKIAVVNLVGRIFLSNVDCPFAAADRVLEDLAAVTPLVFVDMHAEATSEKLGMGWYLDGRVTAVIGTHTHVQTADERILPRGTAYLTDAGMTGPHDSVIGVRKELALERLRTQLPVRFQPAEEDIRLMGLVVQCDPSSGRALKVERLERTLD; encoded by the coding sequence ATGAACATCCTCTTCGTTGGCGATATCTTCGGCAAACCGGGTCGGCGGGCGATGGCGGGGCTGCTCCCGGGTCTGCGAAGGGAGCTCTCGATCGACTTCTGCATCGCCAACGGCGAGAATGCGGCGGGCGGGACGGGGATCACGACCGATGTGGTCGATGAGCTGCTGGCCTGTGGAGTCGATGTCCTGACCGGCGGCAACCACACCTGGGACAAGCGAGAGGGCATCGCCATCCTGGATCGCGAGCTTCGTTGCCTCCGCCCGGCGAACTACCCGGAGGGGGTTCCGGGACGGGGGGTCGGCCTCTACGATTGCGGCGCCGAGAAGATTGCGGTCGTCAACCTCGTGGGTCGGATCTTCCTCTCGAATGTCGATTGTCCGTTCGCGGCCGCTGACCGGGTTCTCGAGGACCTCGCGGCGGTCACGCCGCTGGTCTTCGTCGACATGCACGCCGAGGCGACCTCGGAGAAGCTGGGGATGGGGTGGTACCTCGACGGGAGGGTGACCGCGGTGATCGGAACCCACACGCACGTCCAGACCGCCGACGAGAGGATCCTCCCGCGCGGCACGGCCTACCTGACGGACGCGGGGATGACGGGGCCGCACGACTCGGTGATCGGCGTGCGGAAGGAGCTTGCCCTCGAGAGACTGCGCACCCAGCTTCCCGTGCGCTTCCAGCCGGCGGAGGAGGATATCCGCTTGATGGGCCTTGTCGTTCAGTGCGATCCATCGAGCGGACGCGCATTGAAGGTCGAGAGACTCGAAAGGACGCTGGACTGA
- a CDS encoding bifunctional 5,10-methylene-tetrahydrofolate dehydrogenase/5,10-methylene-tetrahydrofolate cyclohydrolase (catalyzes the formation of 5,10-methenyltetrahydrofolate from 5,10-methylenetetrahydrofolate and subsequent formation of 10-formyltetrahydrofolate from 5,10-methenyltetrahydrofolate), whose translation MKAKILDGRWAAGELRRELGARVAKLRSSGVAPRLCMIRVGEDPASIVYVRNKAKASAEVGIDSDIVALPDDAPPAAIAEAIDLKVSDPGTHGILLQLPLPRGLDPVPLLGRIDPAKDVDGFHPINVGRLCLGADGFVPCTPLGILELLRRHGIDLAGRHVAVVGRSTTVGRPLANLLSRKDKGCDATVTMLHTGSREPRLIARTAEILIAAAGRRGLIDETWVRPGAIVVDVGIHRTEDGRLVGDVDASSVGEIASWLSPVPGGVGPMTVACLMANAVRAAELQGGAEG comes from the coding sequence ATGAAGGCCAAGATCCTCGACGGCCGTTGGGCCGCTGGCGAGCTGCGAAGGGAGCTTGGGGCGAGGGTCGCGAAACTGAGGTCCTCGGGAGTGGCGCCCCGTCTCTGCATGATCCGGGTGGGAGAGGACCCCGCCTCGATCGTCTATGTGCGGAACAAGGCCAAAGCCTCCGCCGAGGTCGGCATCGACTCGGACATCGTCGCTCTCCCGGACGATGCGCCGCCCGCGGCGATCGCCGAGGCGATCGACCTCAAGGTCTCCGATCCGGGGACCCACGGCATTCTCCTTCAGCTTCCCCTTCCCCGCGGACTGGATCCTGTTCCGCTACTCGGCCGGATCGATCCCGCCAAGGATGTTGACGGCTTCCACCCCATCAACGTCGGGCGGCTTTGTCTCGGCGCCGACGGCTTCGTTCCCTGCACCCCCCTCGGGATTCTGGAGCTTCTGCGCCGCCACGGCATCGATCTGGCGGGCAGGCACGTGGCAGTCGTCGGCCGGAGCACGACGGTCGGCCGGCCTCTGGCGAATCTCCTCTCCCGAAAAGACAAGGGGTGCGACGCGACGGTCACGATGCTCCATACCGGAAGCCGCGAGCCCCGGCTCATCGCGCGGACGGCGGAGATCCTGATCGCGGCCGCGGGGAGGCGTGGCTTGATCGACGAGACCTGGGTGCGGCCCGGGGCGATCGTCGTCGATGTGGGGATCCACCGAACGGAGGACGGTCGCCTTGTCGGCGATGTCGATGCCTCGTCGGTCGGGGAGATCGCCTCCTGGCTCAGTCCCGTCCCGGGAGGC